A stretch of DNA from Agelaius phoeniceus isolate bAgePho1 chromosome 4, bAgePho1.hap1, whole genome shotgun sequence:
CTGTAGCAATTGGATGTATTAAGACAATGGTGAACAAAACATGTAGTTCTCCTAAGTATTGTGCTGACCAGTTGCAAAATTATAACAGGCATtctgtgaaagcagcagcatgTACATATTCAGCTAAGGACTGTGACCTCTTAAGCAGCATTAAAACTTCAAACAGATCCCGCAGTCCATCGCCACCTCCACTATCGCCTGTACACAGTAAAGAATTTGAATTGTCAGAAGGAATGGTTATGGACTTTCCAACTTTAGACAACAACAAGCTTGAAATATCCATCAACCAGCCTCCATCCCTCTTGCCAGCTGAAGGAAGCAAGGGAGAGTTTGAGTATGAGGGTAAAACATGCAAAGGAAGAGAGATTGATTATTCAGATGGAGCACTGGGATCAGCAGACCAGGAAAGCAGTGATGGTTGTATGAACTCTGAGAAAGGTGAACATTCTGCCATTTTTCAAGATTTAATGGACCGCATTAATGAGAAGTTGAAATCAATAGACACTACAGATCTAGCCACAAATCTTGTAAAACTCTCTAGCAGTGACAGGGCACCAGAAAATGATGTCAAATTAGGGGACTTCATAACTTCTCTTTTGCATAATGCTAAGGCAAGTGATTACAGCTTTATGGAATTACTTCGCCAGCATGATAAAcaagtggaaaataaaattattcagaCAAGATTTCGCAAGCGTCAGGAAACTTTATTTGCAACGTATAATTCTCCTGACTCACCAGTCATTCGACGACAGACCTTGCAAATCAAGAGGGAGCTTGCAAGCCTTGATGAAACTCTTGTACGAAAAAAGTCAATTTCTGAGAGAAATGCAAAGAAATCTAcaaaaaaaattgataaaatGCATCCAAATAAAAGACATACTTTTACTGTAATAGAAGATGAGACTTTGCAACATCTTGGAAGCAATCCATGTGTGAACTGCCAAACCAAACCAATGTGCTTTCCAGTACACCAAACAGAGTCTTTCAATCTACCTCTTACTAattttcagaccagctccagctTTTTAGTTCTTTCGGAAAACAGTGCTATTGCAGCCAGCCAGGCAAAACTCCCAAATACACAAGGAGATTGTGCAACCTTGAAAGAGACTGGTCCGATTCCTCTGAAGGATGAGAGTAATGAAATCTTGGGTAGAACTAAACGTAACATTGTGCCTCCTGGGTGGTACTCTGTGTATGTAACAAACAATATCATGTTTAGAAAGTCATCCAGTACAAAAAAGTCGTTGAAAAGTTTGGAAAAAATGAGAATAAGTAAAAATCTTCATGCTGAAAGATGCAGTGACATAAATATAAGCAAAATTGTGAGAGACACAAATCTGCAAGTTGTTGTGGAGCGTTTAGAAGATACAATAAGCTTATCCAGAAAGACTAGTAACTCATTGTTGGATAGTTACAAAATAAGCCAAAAATTAAAAGATAATGCTTATGAACAGGTTATGAACCCTGCTACTAGAAGGGGCTTACCTTTCACTCTGAGCGAAATGGGATGCACAGGACAAACCTTCCTTCCACATTCACATGTGCCAAGCAGCAGTAAAATCAAAGCAATTTGTGTTGCATCAAACACGCAAGAAACTGTTATAGATCAAGAAATTAATGACAGCCTTTTGAAATCTCTGACCTTTAATTCAAGCAGTTCAGCTTCCAGTAATGGGGACTTGCATATCACTTCTGAAGCCAGGGAGATCCCATCTCCCTTAAACTACTCTAGTCCTATTAAGCTTATGTTTGTCTCAGAAGTTAACAGTCATGAAGGAGTCAAATACACGTTAACATCTGCAGCTGCATCTTCTAAGGAAAGCACAGATCTTTGTTTGTTTCAGGGGCACACAAACGCTTTGTTAGATAAACAGGCCACCGGTGACCTTTCTCATGCAGTCTGTGTCAAGGGTTGTGATTGCAGTGAAAATGATACTAAGGAGAGGTCAACCTGCATTTATGTGGAAGCTGCTACAAGCTCTTGTCCAGTTGGTCAAATCAACATAAATGACTCAAAAAAAAATGATGAAGTTGTGGAGAAATCAAGCAGTAGCAGTGAATTAgttttcaaaagaaaacctgGTAGACCAAAGAAAATAGGTCCTCAGGTAGTTAAGCAGGTTAAGAGACCCATTGGACGGCCTCCTAAACCAAAAGTAGACATGAGTGGAAGCACAAAACCTAGACCTGAAGTTAGCTGTGGTGGTAAAAACATCAAGTCTGATGCAGCAGCAATGGAAGAAGTTAGCAGCAACAAAAATATTACTGTGACAGTTGTTTTTGGAAGGTCAAGAAGAACTAAGAGACACGTTTCTGAAGGTAATCTAAATCTTATCAGCATTCTGCCCACACAACATATTGATTCTAATTTTGCCAATGATCCCAGCAAAGCAAGGCACAATGCAGAAACTGGAAATGCTTTGACTGAAACAGTAAAAGCCTTCCAGAATCCTTCTGCTGAAAAGGAGGTCTCTGGTTTTGACTATGTCAGGCCTATCAAGGGTAATCTGGCATCAGCACATCCTTGCAGCAATGTTATACAGCAGATTAAGAAACCATTAACCACTGTTCGAAAACCTGGCAGGCCAGCAAAAGTGAAAATTTCCGGCATATCAGTGACTGTCAGCAGACTTTCAcctcaggaaagaaaagtgaGCATCAGCAATGGTTTGCCTCCTTTACAACAGCAGAATGTGTTAGAAAAAAACATaccacaggaaagaaaaaatcaacTGTGCAATAATATGGGTCAAGTAAAGAACATGCAGAAAGATTCTAGAGAGGATGGGTCACACAATGTTACTGCAACAGTGTCAAGAAAACATGAAATTCCATCGAGACACTCTGCTAGAGACAGAAAACCTTCACTGCATTTTTTGCATTCATTAGCATCTTCTAGTCCATTTACTTGTAGAAGTGCCTTAGTACATAAATCTTACAAACTCCATTTGAAAAAAGCTAAAGAGCGAAAGGAAAAACTTACACAATCCAATCAGTGCACAGAATCCAGAGATACCTCAGAACAGAGAAATCCAGGAAATGCTAAAAAGGATCTTAAGGATGGTGGATTCGGGCCCATTAATGAGGTATCATCAGATCCCATTTTTTCGTCAAATCCTTCTCTCAGGTGGTGGCCTACTTCCACTTCAAGTGACACCTTGTTGGAAGAACTAAACAATAGATTTGAACAGATGACTAATACCTGGTTGAGAGTGGGGGGAAGTGAGTTTGACAAATGTGTATGTGAAAAAAGGGATCCCATTGAACGAGACTGTAGTACTGAAATGTCAGACCCTTTAGACTCCTGCCTTGTAGGACTTGAAACATCACCTATAAAAATGCTGTTCCAGAAAAAGTGTAATATGAATGAAC
This window harbors:
- the LCORL gene encoding ligand-dependent nuclear receptor corepressor-like protein isoform X2, translating into MEKGTEGMAAAAPAPPAAASQCRSPRCTAERRGVRRELDSWRHRLMHCVGFESILEGLYGPRLRRDLSLFEDCEPEELTDWSMDEKCSFCNLHKETASDRASVFGSSQSTPTEELSSQGQSNTDKIECQAENYLNALFRKKDLPQNCDPNIPLVAQELMKKMIRQFAIEYISKSSKIQENRNGSSFEPSLMCKSIQMNQTENSLQEEQDSPLDLTVNRTQEQNTQQGDGVLDLSTKKSARLEEPKYDPLCSENSVSGSSSTADANSEETANLEKGKSTLNKVLESFCSYHWQQTLAMLKFLLQDENVPIVCSCKQTHLVHSETPSSLTEEDVHVPFCSCNGHMLTKRCCLQNQRPNTCLPPLSVCIKDFHSLSCQAVAIGCIKTMVNKTCSSPKYCADQLQNYNRHSVKAAACTYSAKDCDLLSSIKTSNRSRSPSPPPLSPVHSKEFELSEGMVMDFPTLDNNKLEISINQPPSLLPAEGSKGEFEYEGKTCKGREIDYSDGALGSADQESSDGCMNSEKGEHSAIFQDLMDRINEKLKSIDTTDLATNLVKLSSSDRAPENDVKLGDFITSLLHNAKASDYSFMELLRQHDKQVENKIIQTRFRKRQETLFATYNSPDSPVIRRQTLQIKRELASLDETLVRKKSISERNAKKSTKKIDKMHPNKRHTFTVIEDETLQHLGSNPCVNCQTKPMCFPVHQTESFNLPLTNFQTSSSFLVLSENSAIAASQAKLPNTQGDCATLKETGPIPLKDESNEILGRTKRNIVPPGWYSVYVTNNIMFRKSSSTKKSLKSLEKMRISKNLHAERCSDINISKIVRDTNLQVVVERLEDTISLSRKTSNSLLDSYKISQKLKDNAYEQVMNPATRRGLPFTLSEMGCTGQTFLPHSHVPSSSKIKAICVASNTQETVIDQEINDSLLKSLTFNSSSSASSNGDLHITSEAREIPSPLNYSSPIKLMFVSEVNSHEGVKYTLTSAAASSKESTDLCLFQGHTNALLDKQATGDLSHAVCVKGCDCSENDTKERSTCIYVEAATSSCPVGQININDSKKNDEVVEKSSSSSELVFKRKPGRPKKIGPQVVKQVKRPIGRPPKPKVDMSGSTKPRPEVSCGGKNIKSDAAAMEEVSSNKNITVTVVFGRSRRTKRHVSEGNLNLISILPTQHIDSNFANDPSKARHNAETGNALTETVKAFQNPSAEKEVSGFDYVRPIKGNLASAHPCSNVIQQIKKPLTTVRKPGRPAKVKISGISVTVSRLSPQERKVSISNGLPPLQQQNVLEKNIPQERKNQLCNNMGQVKNMQKDSREDGSHNVTATVSRKHEIPSRHSARDRKPSLHFLHSLASSSPFTCRSALVHKSYKLHLKKAKERKEKLTQSNQCTESRDTSEQRNPGNAKKDLKDGGFGPINEVSSDPIFSSNPSLRWWPTSTSSDTLLEELNNRFEQMTNTWLRVGGSEFDKCVCEKRDPIERDCSTEMSDPLDSCLVGLETSPIKMLFQKKCNMNELCTWFMQTTETQSLSLVRKANARNPLEVVSTKEIKMETKQSDPSTCPFRKHFKKFALSSPSKPAGKLQMLHNMVRSPVLSMKSNFTLARLKRNEFKKLQRDRWGQTKKLYNQAPGGWKSKKKNLQLFCQSQLFKSTSGETNDETPKLQEKNTVEIQSTQTLVESQNSLLPTENETRDAFVEQMMGSSDFNPHPGLANILKSHSEANGTIHCQQNVRKEQSQDKLFQNTWKAKTFKDCRIFLRKINHIEQHNSFKLNNVIYSPEAVDSKSTQAFMEEKRHPLLRSHSTKQNALKKQENEMETSKGSNSSKVIEKLDGQFHSRKLSSGVNQDDSPAGSSEGLDRINKRKSPQWETTDTNLRKRHKRQSCSSGQMAPYYPKYQVARYK
- the LCORL gene encoding ligand-dependent nuclear receptor corepressor-like protein isoform X1 — encoded protein: MEKGTEGMAAAAPAPPAAASQCRSPRCTAERRGVRRELDSWRHRLMHCVGFESILEGLYGPRLRRDLSLFEDCEPEELTDWSMDEKCSFCNLHKETASDRASVFGSSQSTPTEELSSQGQSNTDKIECQAENYLNALFRKKDLPQNCDPNIPLVAQELMKKMIRQFAIEYISKSSKIQENRNGSSFEPSLMCKSIQMNQTENSLQEEQDSPLDLTVNRTQEQNTQQGDGVLDLSTKKSARLEEPKYDPLCSENSVSGSSSTADANSEETANLEKGKSTLNKVLESFCSYHWQQTLAMLKFLLQDENVPIVCSCKQTHLVHSETPSSLTEEDVHVPFCSCNGHMLTKRCCLQNQRPNTCLPPLSVCIKDFHSLSCQAVAIGCIKTMVNKTCSSPKYCADQLQNYNRHSVKAAACTYSAKDCDLLSSIKTSNRSRSPSPPPLSPVHSKEFELSEGMVMDFPTLDNNKLEISINQPPSLLPAEGSKGEFEYEGKTCKGREIDYSDGALGSADQESSDGCMNSEKGEHSAIFQDLMDRINEKLKSIDTTDLATNLVKLSSSDRAPENDVKLGDFITSLLHNAKASDYSFMELLRQHDKQVENKIIQTRFRKRQETLFATYNSPDSPVIRRQTLQIKRELASLDETLVRKKSISERNAKKSTKKIDKMHPNKRHTFTVIEDETLQHLGSNPCVNCQTKPMCFPVHQTESFNLPLTNFQTSSSFLVLSENSAIAASQAKLPNTQGDCATLKETGPIPLKDESNEILGRTKRNIVPPGWYSVYVTNNIMFRKSSSTKKSLKSLEKMRISKNLHAERCSDINISKIVRDTNLQVVVERLEDTISLSRKTSNSLLDSYKISQKLKDNAYEQVMNPATRRGLPFTLSEMGCTGQTFLPHSHVPSSSKIKAICVASNTQETVIDQEINDSLLKSLTFNSSSSASSNGDLHITSEAREIPSPLNYSSPIKLMFVSEVNSHEGVKYTLTSAAASSKESTDLCLFQGHTNALLDKQATGDLSHAVCVKGCDCSENDTKERSTCIYVEAATSSCPVGQININDSKKNDEVVEKSSSSSELVFKRKPGRPKKIGPQVVKQVKRPIGRPPKPKVDMSGSTKPRPEVSCGGKNIKSDAAAMEEVSSNKNITVTVVFGRSRRTKRHVSEGNLNLISILPTQHIDSNFANDPSKARHNAETGNALTETVKAFQNPSAEKEVSGFDYVRPIKGNLASAHPCSNVIQQIKKPLTTVRKPGRPAKVKISGISVTVSRLSPQERKVSISNGLPPLQQQNVLEKNIPQERKNQLCNNMGQVKNMQKDSREDGSHNVTATVSRKHEIPSRHSARDRKPSLHFLHSLASSSPFTCRSALVHKSYKLHLKKAKERKEKLTQSNQCTESRDTSEQRNPGNAKKDLKDGGFGPINEVSSDPIFSSNPSLRWWPTSTSSDTLLEELNNRFEQMTNTWLRVGGSEFDKCVCEKRDPIERDCSTEMSDPLDSCLVGLETSPIKMLFQKKCNMNELCTWFMQTTETQSLSLVRKANARNPLEVVSTKEIKMETKQSDPSTCPFRKHFKKFALSSPSKPAGKLQMLHNMVRSPVLSMKSNFTLARLKRNEFKKLQRDRWGQTKKLYNQAPGGWKSKKKNLQLFCQSQLFKSTSGETNDETPKLQEKNTVEIQSTQTLVESQNSLLPTENETRDAFVEQMMGSSDFNPHPGLANILKSHSEANGTIHCQQNVRKEQSQDKLFQNTWKAKTFKDCRIFLRKINHIEQHNSFKLNNVIYSPEAVDSKSTQAFMEEKRHPLLRSHSTKQNALKKQENEMETSKGSNSSKVIEKLDGQFHSRKLSSGVNQDDSPAGSSEGLDRINKRKSPQWETTDTNLRKRHKRQSCSSGQMAPYYPKYQVGGDRLPRSKAVQR